In Nematostella vectensis chromosome 2, jaNemVect1.1, whole genome shotgun sequence, one genomic interval encodes:
- the LOC5517918 gene encoding lactase/phlorizin hydrolase gives MDCFAEEGDFMKGQFPESFIWGVATAAHQIEGAWNEDGKGPNIWDAFSHKTGNIHNNENADIACDSYHKTDEDIQLLKSLGVSHYRFSISWARLLPDGLPDVVNKSGVEYYNRVIDKLLAVNIQPVVTLYHFDLPQALQDKGGWLNSRVIEWFAGYARVCFKLFGDRVRLWLTINEPHEEALNGYGYGNFAPGIKRLDTAPYQVVHNMLRAHASAWHIYDEEFRGSQHGKLSIVTNSQFYEPKSTKPCDVAAADRGLQWYLGWIAHPVVYGDYPEGMKQVVAEKSKKQGIPCRLPSFTAEEKTYIKGTIDFFALNFYSASLTEHIDIPMNSNENWNYITDQEIKTSRREHWIKGAPDWLYCTPFGLRKILNWIKGNYNNPEIIITENGFSCDGEEDLSGDAALEDTHRVNYLKGYLNQALKSVIKDGVQLTGYFLWSLMDNFEWDDGYKFRFGVHHVDFDDPHKHRTPKKSALVFKEIVANKGFI, from the exons ATGGACTGTTTCGCCGAAGAGGGTGACTTCATGAAAGGCCAATTTCCCGAAAGTTTTATTTGGGGAGTCGCCACTGCCGCTCATCAAATCGAAGGTGCGTGGAACGAGGATGGAAAAGGGCCTAACATCTGGGACGCCTTCTCACATAAGACTGGCAACATCCACAACAATGAGAACGCCGACATCGCATGTGACAGCTACCATAAAACAGACGAAGACATTCAGCTTTTGAAATCACTCGGAGTGAGTCATTATAGGTTTTCTATCTCGTGGGCACGTCTCCTTCCCGATGGACTCCCAGATGTCGTAAATAAAAGCGGCGTGGAATACTACAATCGTGTTATTGATAAGCTTTTAGCGGTGAATATCCAACCGGTTGTGACACTCTACCATTTTGACCTGCCACAAGCCCTTCAGGATAAAGGAGGCTGGCTAAACTCGCGGGTCATTGAGTGGTTTGCAGGATATGCGCGTGTCTGCTTCAAGTTGTTTGGGGACAGGGTCAGACTGTGGCTTACTATCAATGAGCCCCATGAGGAAGCACTGAATGGATACGGATATGGGAACTTTGCACCGGGAATCAAGAGACTTGATACAGCGCCATACCAAG TGGTCCATAATATGCTAAGGGCACATGCGTCTGCTTGGCATATCTATGATGAGGAGTTCCGTGGCAGCCAGCATGGCAAGCTGAGCATTGTGACAAACAGTCAATTCTATGAACCCAAGTCCACAAAGCCTTGCGATGTAGCCGCTGCAGACAGAGGGTTACAATGGTATCTTGGATGGATTGCTCATCCTGTTGTCTATGGAGACTACCCTGAAGGGATGAAACAGGTTGTTGCAGAGAAAAGCAAAAAGCAAGGGATTCCTTGCAG ATTACCATCCTTCACTGCTGAAGAAAAGACATACATCAAGGGAACAATTGATTTTTTTGCACTCAACTTTTACTCTGCATCACTTACAGAACACATTGATATTCCCATGAATTCCAATGAGAACTGGAACTATATAACAGACCAAGAAATTAAAACATCTAGACGAGAGCACTGGATTAAAG GTGCACCTGATTGGCTGTATTGCACGCCATTTGGACTTCGCAAAATCCTCAACTGGATAAAGGGAAATTACAATAACCCAGAAATCATAATCACAGAGAATGGCTTTAGCTGTGATGGGGAAGAAGACCTGAGTGGAGATGCTGCTCTGGAGGACACCCACCGAGTGAATTACCTTAAGGGCTACCTAAACCAGGCTTTAAAGTCAGTCATTAAAGATGGGGTACAATTAACAGGCtactttttgtggtctttgATGGATAATTTTGAGTGGGATGATGGTTATAAGTTTCGTTTCGGGGTTCATCATGTGGATTTTGATGACCCACATAAGCATCGCACTCCTAAGAAATCAGCCCTTGTGTTCAAAGAAATTGTAGCTAACAAAGGATTTATATGA
- the LOC5517978 gene encoding uncharacterized protein LOC5517978 — MSNKTKDDNINNNENLDPSKACSTEDPKNRPDSNFKTVKQPQPCKEKQRRVHIKQQQTRRKKWWYFNRGLQPISEVVENKDDVTYTNESAVDILRDLEDTEKAVKVETISGPNGDIPSCPIKEENPGISQSGYSACIKLIEKFQEAVLDSAVRVIQAAFKRFRERRRFLKLKKAATVIQRNFRKWLAMRHMCLGPGSFDRQRSGSSMSDEYRETTSDFIDEDVGDRELPMKDNCEGCFCYEHYADSDVILCECSLHLNNTKNGDEERGVCCGEADSSEDCDSLLSDRDEGFSSMDALCSFDCCCIIAELSGGLCRCTLPTGFGEDDSNIEPSLEHVSR, encoded by the exons ATGAGCAACAAAACAAAGGATGACAACATCAATAACAACGAGAATTTGGACCCATCGAAAGCATGCTCAACCGAGGATCCGAAAAACCGCCCAGattcaaatttcaaaacaGTGAAACAACCCCAACCATGCAAAGAAAAGCAAAGAAGAGTTCACATCAAACAGCAACAGACCAGAAGAAAGAAATGGTGGTATTTTAATCG ggGACTTCAACCAATTTCGGAAGTTGTTGAGAACAAAGATGATGTTACATACACCAATGAAAGTGCTGTGGACATTTTAAGAGACCTTGAAGATACAGAGAAAGCTGTTAAGGTAGAAACCATCTCAGGACCAAATGGTGACATACCTAGTTGTCCCATCAAAGAGGAAAATCCAGGAATTTCCCAGTCAGGATATAGTGCTTGTATAAAGCTGATTGAAAAATTCCAAGAGGCTGTTTTAGACAGCGCAGTGCGAGTGATCCAAGCTGCTTTTAAGCGTTTTCGGGAACGGAGACGGTTTCTAAAGCTGAAGAAAGCAGCTACAGTAATTCAGAGGAATTTTCGCAAATGGTTGGCCATGAGACACATGTGCTTGGGTCCAGGCAGCTTTGATAGACAGAGGTCGGGCAGCTCTATGTCTGATGAGTATCGGGAAACCACCAGTGATTTTATTGACGAAGATGTTGGAGATAGAGAACTTCCGATGAAAGATAACTGTGAAGGTTGCTTTTGTTATGAACATTACGCTGACTCAGATGTGATACTTTGTGAATGCAGTTTACATCTCAACAACACTAAAAACGGTGATGAGGAGAGAGGAGTTTGCTGTGGAGAGGCCGATTCCTCTGAGGACTGTGATAGCTTATTATCAGACAGAGATGAGGGCTTTTCCTCAATGGATGCCCTGTGTTCGTTTGACTGTTGCTGCATCATTGCGGAACTCAGTGGAGGACTGTGTAGATGTACTCTGCCAACTGGATTTGGTGAAGATGACTCGAACATAGAGCCATCCTTGGAACATGTGTCAAGATAG
- the LOC125556687 gene encoding uncharacterized protein LOC125556687 isoform X1 produces MQPSVNMAEFDGYQALSQVSNQTTKAEIRQIYDNWATNYEMDTNSHGYVAHKTCTDVFDAEMAKAYPKDRLSLRVMDAGAGTGIVGEHLQQLGYTNVDGLDISQEMLNIARQKRVYKNLICAGLSETEIAEIADGQYEGIVCSGTITVAHVKAASLGELRRWLKPGGIICFTIRQDALELPEYGYKQKIDEMVTTGTWEMRHKSLIQYHSKAGVKGGQDNCFVLVFKAT; encoded by the exons ATGCAACCGTCCGTGA ATATGGCGGAATTTGACGGATATCAAGCCCTGAGCCAAGTTTCGAACCAAACAACAAAGGCTGAAATCAGGCAAATCTACGATAACTGGGCGACCAACTACGAAATG GACACAAACAGCCATGGCTATGTTGCTCACAAGACATGCACGGATGTGTTTGACGCCGAGATGGCGAAGGCGTACCCCAAGGATCGTCTCTCTTTGAGGGTAATGGACGCCGGGGCAGGCACAGGGATTGTCGGCGAACACCTGCAACAGCTCGGGTACACTAATGTGGACGGTCTCGACATTTCTCAAGAGATGCTTAACATTGCCCGACAAAAGCGTGTCTACAAGAACTTGATTTGTGCGGGGCTGAGTGAGACAGAAATTGCCGAGATTGCTGATGGCCAGTATGAGGGAATCGTGTGCTCAGGGACAATAACGGTAGCACATGTCAAGGCGGCGAGTCTTGGTGAACTAAGACGATGGCTAAAACCAG GCGGTATAATCTGCTTTACTATCCGCCAAGACGCCCTCGAATTACCCGAGTACGGCTACAAGCAGAAGATTGATGAGATGGTTACCACTGGCACGTGGGAAATGAGGCACAAGAGTTTAATTCAATACCATAGCAAAGCGGGTGTAAAGGGAGGTCAGGATAACTGCTTCGTGTTAGTGTTCAAAGCCACCTAG
- the LOC125556687 gene encoding ribosomal protein L11 methyltransferase-like isoform X2, whose amino-acid sequence MAEFDGYQALSQVSNQTTKAEIRQIYDNWATNYEMDTNSHGYVAHKTCTDVFDAEMAKAYPKDRLSLRVMDAGAGTGIVGEHLQQLGYTNVDGLDISQEMLNIARQKRVYKNLICAGLSETEIAEIADGQYEGIVCSGTITVAHVKAASLGELRRWLKPGGIICFTIRQDALELPEYGYKQKIDEMVTTGTWEMRHKSLIQYHSKAGVKGGQDNCFVLVFKAT is encoded by the exons ATGGCGGAATTTGACGGATATCAAGCCCTGAGCCAAGTTTCGAACCAAACAACAAAGGCTGAAATCAGGCAAATCTACGATAACTGGGCGACCAACTACGAAATG GACACAAACAGCCATGGCTATGTTGCTCACAAGACATGCACGGATGTGTTTGACGCCGAGATGGCGAAGGCGTACCCCAAGGATCGTCTCTCTTTGAGGGTAATGGACGCCGGGGCAGGCACAGGGATTGTCGGCGAACACCTGCAACAGCTCGGGTACACTAATGTGGACGGTCTCGACATTTCTCAAGAGATGCTTAACATTGCCCGACAAAAGCGTGTCTACAAGAACTTGATTTGTGCGGGGCTGAGTGAGACAGAAATTGCCGAGATTGCTGATGGCCAGTATGAGGGAATCGTGTGCTCAGGGACAATAACGGTAGCACATGTCAAGGCGGCGAGTCTTGGTGAACTAAGACGATGGCTAAAACCAG GCGGTATAATCTGCTTTACTATCCGCCAAGACGCCCTCGAATTACCCGAGTACGGCTACAAGCAGAAGATTGATGAGATGGTTACCACTGGCACGTGGGAAATGAGGCACAAGAGTTTAATTCAATACCATAGCAAAGCGGGTGTAAAGGGAGGTCAGGATAACTGCTTCGTGTTAGTGTTCAAAGCCACCTAG
- the LOC5517919 gene encoding uncharacterized protein LOC5517919 isoform X1, producing MVVHYLSLVLGTSDSLLYNSLLKQGRDLGLKRDARELGKQVYAWDMAEFDGYQALSQVSNQTTEAEIRQIYDNWATNYEMDTNSHGYVAHKTCTDVFDAEMAKAYPKDRLSLRVMDAGAGTGIVGEHLQQLGYTNVDGLDISQEMLNIARQKRVYKNLICAGLSETEIAEIADGQYEGIVCSGTITVAHVKAASLGELRRWLKPGGIICFTIRQDALELPEYGYKQKIDEMVTTGTWEMRHKSLIQYHSKAGVKGGQDNCFVLVFKAT from the exons ATGGTTGTTCACTATCTTTCCTTGGTACTTGGTACTTCTGACTCGCTATTATACAATAGTTTATTGAAGCAGGGACGTGATTTAGGATTGAAGCGAGATGCTCGGGAGCTCGGGAAGCAAGTTTATGCATGGG ATATGGCGGAATTTGACGGATATCAAGCCCTGAGCCAAGTTTCGAACCAAACAACAGAGGCTGAAATCAGGCAAATCTACGATAACTGGGCGACCAACTACGAAATG GACACAAACAGCCATGGCTATGTTGCTCACAAGACATGCACGGATGTGTTTGACGCCGAGATGGCGAAGGCGTACCCCAAGGATCGTCTCTCTTTGAGGGTAATGGACGCCGGGGCAGGCACAGGGATTGTCGGCGAACACCTGCAACAGCTCGGGTACACTAATGTGGACGGTCTCGACATTTCTCAAGAGATGCTTAACATTGCCCGACAAAAGCGTGTCTACAAGAACTTGATTTGTGCGGGGCTGAGTGAGACAGAAATTGCCGAGATTGCTGATGGCCAGTATGAGGGAATCGTGTGCTCAGGGACAATAACGGTAGCACATGTCAAGGCGGCGAGTCTTGGTGAACTAAGACGATGGCTAAAACCAG GCGGTATAATCTGCTTTACTATCCGCCAAGACGCCCTCGAATTACCCGAGTACGGCTACAAGCAGAAGATTGATGAGATGGTTACCACTGGCACGTGGGAAATGAGGCACAAGAGTTTAATTCAATACCATAGCAAAGCGGGTGTAAAGGGAGGTCAGGATAACTGCTTCGTGTTAGTGTTCAAAGCCACCTAG
- the LOC5517919 gene encoding ribosomal protein L11 methyltransferase isoform X3 yields MAEFDGYQALSQVSNQTTEAEIRQIYDNWATNYEMDTNSHGYVAHKTCTDVFDAEMAKAYPKDRLSLRVMDAGAGTGIVGEHLQQLGYTNVDGLDISQEMLNIARQKRVYKNLICAGLSETEIAEIADGQYEGIVCSGTITVAHVKAASLGELRRWLKPGGIICFTIRQDALELPEYGYKQKIDEMVTTGTWEMRHKSLIQYHSKAGVKGGQDNCFVLVFKAT; encoded by the exons ATGGCGGAATTTGACGGATATCAAGCCCTGAGCCAAGTTTCGAACCAAACAACAGAGGCTGAAATCAGGCAAATCTACGATAACTGGGCGACCAACTACGAAATG GACACAAACAGCCATGGCTATGTTGCTCACAAGACATGCACGGATGTGTTTGACGCCGAGATGGCGAAGGCGTACCCCAAGGATCGTCTCTCTTTGAGGGTAATGGACGCCGGGGCAGGCACAGGGATTGTCGGCGAACACCTGCAACAGCTCGGGTACACTAATGTGGACGGTCTCGACATTTCTCAAGAGATGCTTAACATTGCCCGACAAAAGCGTGTCTACAAGAACTTGATTTGTGCGGGGCTGAGTGAGACAGAAATTGCCGAGATTGCTGATGGCCAGTATGAGGGAATCGTGTGCTCAGGGACAATAACGGTAGCACATGTCAAGGCGGCGAGTCTTGGTGAACTAAGACGATGGCTAAAACCAG GCGGTATAATCTGCTTTACTATCCGCCAAGACGCCCTCGAATTACCCGAGTACGGCTACAAGCAGAAGATTGATGAGATGGTTACCACTGGCACGTGGGAAATGAGGCACAAGAGTTTAATTCAATACCATAGCAAAGCGGGTGTAAAGGGAGGTCAGGATAACTGCTTCGTGTTAGTGTTCAAAGCCACCTAG
- the LOC5517919 gene encoding uncharacterized protein LOC5517919 isoform X2 — MQPSVNMAEFDGYQALSQVSNQTTEAEIRQIYDNWATNYEMDTNSHGYVAHKTCTDVFDAEMAKAYPKDRLSLRVMDAGAGTGIVGEHLQQLGYTNVDGLDISQEMLNIARQKRVYKNLICAGLSETEIAEIADGQYEGIVCSGTITVAHVKAASLGELRRWLKPGGIICFTIRQDALELPEYGYKQKIDEMVTTGTWEMRHKSLIQYHSKAGVKGGQDNCFVLVFKAT; from the exons ATGCAACCGTCCGTGA ATATGGCGGAATTTGACGGATATCAAGCCCTGAGCCAAGTTTCGAACCAAACAACAGAGGCTGAAATCAGGCAAATCTACGATAACTGGGCGACCAACTACGAAATG GACACAAACAGCCATGGCTATGTTGCTCACAAGACATGCACGGATGTGTTTGACGCCGAGATGGCGAAGGCGTACCCCAAGGATCGTCTCTCTTTGAGGGTAATGGACGCCGGGGCAGGCACAGGGATTGTCGGCGAACACCTGCAACAGCTCGGGTACACTAATGTGGACGGTCTCGACATTTCTCAAGAGATGCTTAACATTGCCCGACAAAAGCGTGTCTACAAGAACTTGATTTGTGCGGGGCTGAGTGAGACAGAAATTGCCGAGATTGCTGATGGCCAGTATGAGGGAATCGTGTGCTCAGGGACAATAACGGTAGCACATGTCAAGGCGGCGAGTCTTGGTGAACTAAGACGATGGCTAAAACCAG GCGGTATAATCTGCTTTACTATCCGCCAAGACGCCCTCGAATTACCCGAGTACGGCTACAAGCAGAAGATTGATGAGATGGTTACCACTGGCACGTGGGAAATGAGGCACAAGAGTTTAATTCAATACCATAGCAAAGCGGGTGTAAAGGGAGGTCAGGATAACTGCTTCGTGTTAGTGTTCAAAGCCACCTAG
- the LOC5517979 gene encoding MKI67 FHA domain-interacting nucleolar phosphoprotein-like: MAMGKFHRGRKPTSTVMRNRFHVDENSNMAEENSVNTTKDINATLALDSDKQKEFEDKVKKIKPKGDENELSPGVIYLGHIPHGFFEKEIKKFFEQFGTVNRIRLSRSKKSARSKGYAFVEFACDEVAKIAADTMHNYMMFGRLLKCKVVPNEKIHPRLWKGSNRKFRHVPRRQIDIVRHNKVKTQNEHEKQVSNLLKKETRKRKKLEKLGIPYEFPGYAGEAEETQPKHKRFDED; this comes from the exons ATGGCAATGGGCAAATTTCATCGCGGGCGCAAACCTACCTCGACTGTCATGCGCAACAGGTTTCACGTGGACGAGAATTCCAACATGGCGGAAGAAAATAGCGTAAACACAACCAAGGATATAAATGCTACTTTAGCGCTTGATTCAGATAAGCAAAAAGAATTTGAAGACAAAGTGAAGAAAATCAAACCTAAG GGTGATGAAAATGAGCTTTCCCCTGGAGTGATCTACCTCGGACACATTCCTCATGGATTCTTTGAAAAGGAAATAAAGAAATTTTTTGAACAATTTGGAACCGTGAATAGAATTAGGTTGTCCAGAAGTAAAAAG AGTGCAAGATCCAAGGGATATGCATTTGTTGAATTTGCTTGTGATGAAGTTGCTAAAATTGCTGCAGATACAATGCATAACTACATGATGTTTGGGAGACTTCTCAAAT GCAAAGTTGTTCCAAATGAAAAAATCCATCCCAGATTATGGAAAGGCTCAAACCGCAAGTTCCGCCATGTCCCACGTCGCCAGATTGATATTGTCAGACACAATAAG GTAAAAACGCAGAATGAACACGAGAAGCAGGTGTCAAATCTGCTCAAAAAAGAGACACGGAAGCGAAAAAAGCTGGAAAAACTCGGTATTCCGTACGAATTCCCCGGATAT GCCGGTGAAGCAGAAGAGACCCAGCCCAAGCACAAGCGCTTTGACGAAGACTGA
- the LOC5517980 gene encoding putative malate dehydrogenase 1B, translating to MAKFVVSGRSDCPFYAKAELLADELSLNLPDFKVHKIVKRPEEWDDWMNKMCDDNGWKHSGSPLIWRELVDRGGKGILLGGCDDFLEFAEGYYGLASRLMSAKLVSISEENKSTKIEVDKEEEELAKKINPLRVCVSKASGPLAYGMLASLVQGEVFGFQEEVSIYLLDTPENQEALQGVAYEIEDCAWPLFRGVHITSDPAVAFKDASVVVLLDGKAINEGTDKKEYLLSHAKLFRDYGKALEAHAKPDCKVLTAGGPANFSTFIASKFAPSIQKKNFVSLSRIEENRAKGLIAKRLNVNTAGIKDLIVWGNPGFNHYPDASHARVDGFDGAIWGPHVPGFTRPVPEMVHDNKWLSGEFVEVLKKPSEGENALMGSVAVKSLLQDWCQCASSDMWSLGVISEGWYDIPEGIAFSFPVKFTGGSWQVVEGLALSDSLKEVLKNIAQESKAETEEVLALLNGS from the coding sequence ATGGCGAAGTTTGTGGTTTCTGGACGGTCGGACTGCCCTTTCTATGCGAAAGCAGAGCTCTTGGCTGACGAGCTCTCTCTTAACCTGCCCGATTTCAAAGTTCACAAGATCGTAAAGCGTCCAGAGGAGTGGGATGACTGGATGAATAAGATGTGCGATGACAATGGTTGGAAACACTCCGGCTCTCCGTTGATTTGGCGCGAGCTGGTCGACAGAGGAGGAAAAGGGATTTTACTCGGGGGTTGTGACGACTTTCTCGAGTTTGCCGAAGGATATTATGGCCTGGCTTCCCGTCTCATGAGCGCCAAGCTAGTGAGTATATCTGAGGAAAACAAGTCCACCAAAATCGAGGTCGACAAGGAAGAGGAAGAGCTAGCCAAGAAAATCAACCCTCTTCGTGTATGCGTATCTAAAGCTTCAGGGCCATTGGCTTACGGAATGCTTGCTTCCTTAGTTCAAGGAGAGGTATTTGGCTTCCAAGAAGAGGTGTCTATTTATTTGCTTGATACGCCGGAGAACCAGGAAGCTCTTCAAGGTGTCGCGTACGAAATCGAAGACTGCGCTTGGCCGCTGTTTCGAGGTGTTCACATAACCTCTGACCCTGCAGTCGCCTTCAAGGACGCTAGTGTAGTTGTTCTTTTAGATGGCAAAGCAATTAATGAAGGCACTGACAAGAAAGAGTACTTATTGTCACATGCAAAGTTGTTCAGAGATTACGGGAAAGCACTAGAAGCCCATGCTAAACCAGATTGCAAGGTTTTGACCGCTGGGGGCCCAGCAAATTTCTCAACATTTATTGCAAGTAAATTTGCTCCTTCAATCCAAAAGAAAAACTTTGTCTCCCTATCACGTATAGAAGAGAATCGGGCCAAGGGCCTTATTGCAAAACGCTTGAATGTCAATACTGCTGGGATTAAAGACCTTATAGTCTGGGGTAACCCTGGCTTTAATCACTATCCTGACGCCTCCCATGCTAGAGTTGACGGCTTTGATGGCGCTATATGGGGTCCACATGTCCCAGGGTTTACCCGCCCAGTTCCAGAAATGGTACATGATAATAAATGGCTGTCAGGAGAGTTTGTTGAGGTTCTTAAGAAGCCAAGTGAGGGTGAGAATGCATTGATGGGTAGTGTCGCTGTGAAGTCACTTCTCCAGGATTGGTGCCAATGTGCGTCATCAGATATGTGGTCCTTGGGTGTTATATCAGAGGGGTGGTATGATATCCCTGAGGGTATTGCTTTCTCATTTCCTGTGAAATTTACTGGTGGCTCCTGGCAGGTAGTGGAAGGACTAGCATTGAGTGATTCTTTAAAGGAAGTGCTTAAAAATATTGCGCAAGAATCCAAAGCAGAGACTGAAGAAGTATTGGCACTTTTAAATGGTTCTTGA
- the LOC5517920 gene encoding 2-acylglycerol O-acyltransferase 1 isoform X2, with product MIFMAPVFREIALAAGFISVARVSCRYALSNGNPGQSVVICVGGSTEVLYTASNTDYHLVLADRKGFCQLALQSGASLVPVFGFGQNNLFHQPKNMLPPKGVSCVYKWIALIKKYSTLAFWDRQTMGIIPRRIPINVVVGKAIHVSRNSSPTTEDIDSLHSQFVAKLLDLYKSNRDLYGDSKHEIVIA from the exons A TGATTTTCATGGCTCCCGTTTTCCGTGAGATTGCCTTAGCTGCTGGCTTCATAAGTGTTGCACGTGTAAGCTGCCGTTATGCCCTATCTAATGGGAACCCTGGCCAATCAGTTGTCATTTGTGTGGGAGGGTCAACTGAAGTCCTTTACACAGCGAGTAACACCGACTATCACCTGGTCCTTGCGGATCGCAAAGGGTTCTGCCAGCTGGCACTACAATCCGG ggCATCACTTGTGCCGGTATTTGGGTTTGGGCAGAACAATCTGTTTCACCAGCCAAAGAACATGCTCCCACCAAAGGGAGTGTCATGCGTTTACAAGTGGATAGCACTGATAAAAAAGTACTCAACACTTGCATTTTGGGATAGGCAAACCATGGGAATTATACCACGAAGAATACCTATCAATGTTGTAG ttgGAAAAGCAATTCATGTCTCAAGGAATTCATCGCCTACAACTGAAGACATAGATAGTTTACATTCTCAATTTGTGGCCAAGTTGTTGGATTTATACAAGAGTAATAGGGATCTGTATGGTGATAGTAAACATGAAATAGTTATAGCTTGA
- the LOC5517920 gene encoding 2-acylglycerol O-acyltransferase 1 isoform X1, producing the protein MDISRGYVWQLCSVILLYVLAFSGATFVMSVLTCVFIYEYFAHPVFIFAIYSAWLLWDWKTPSEGGRSPRFCFLRHSSLFDFIRGYYPISLVKTSELQHDRNYIFVYFPHGMIAEAAIVALGSNAAGMSRLFLGINTRIAVHSLIFMAPVFREIALAAGFISVARVSCRYALSNGNPGQSVVICVGGSTEVLYTASNTDYHLVLADRKGFCQLALQSGASLVPVFGFGQNNLFHQPKNMLPPKGVSCVYKWIALIKKYSTLAFWDRQTMGIIPRRIPINVVVGKAIHVSRNSSPTTEDIDSLHSQFVAKLLDLYKSNRDLYGDSKHEIVIA; encoded by the exons ATGGATATTTCACGGGGCTATGTATGGCAGCTATGCAGCGTGATTTTGCTGTACGTGCTAGCCTTTTCTGGTGCGACTTTCGTGATGAGCGTACTGACGTGTGTATTCATTTACGAGTATTTCGCTCACCCCGTTTTTATCTTTGCTATTTACTCGGCTTGGTTACTATGGGACTGGAAGACACCATCAGAAGGGGGGCGATCGCCTCGCTTTTGCTTCCTAAGGCACTCGTCTCTTTTCGATTTTATTCGGGGGTATTACCCGATCAGTCTTGTGAAGACTTCTGAGCTTCAACACGATAGAAATtacatatttgtttattttcctcATGGTATGATAGCGGAAGCGGCTATTGTGGCTCTAGGGTCGAATGCTGCGGGAATGTCTCGTTTATTCCTTGGAATAAATACACGAATCGCCGTGCACTCCT TGATTTTCATGGCTCCCGTTTTCCGTGAGATTGCCTTAGCTGCTGGCTTCATAAGTGTTGCACGTGTAAGCTGCCGTTATGCCCTATCTAATGGGAACCCTGGCCAATCAGTTGTCATTTGTGTGGGAGGGTCAACTGAAGTCCTTTACACAGCGAGTAACACCGACTATCACCTGGTCCTTGCGGATCGCAAAGGGTTCTGCCAGCTGGCACTACAATCCGG ggCATCACTTGTGCCGGTATTTGGGTTTGGGCAGAACAATCTGTTTCACCAGCCAAAGAACATGCTCCCACCAAAGGGAGTGTCATGCGTTTACAAGTGGATAGCACTGATAAAAAAGTACTCAACACTTGCATTTTGGGATAGGCAAACCATGGGAATTATACCACGAAGAATACCTATCAATGTTGTAG ttgGAAAAGCAATTCATGTCTCAAGGAATTCATCGCCTACAACTGAAGACATAGATAGTTTACATTCTCAATTTGTGGCCAAGTTGTTGGATTTATACAAGAGTAATAGGGATCTGTATGGTGATAGTAAACATGAAATAGTTATAGCTTGA
- the LOC125558932 gene encoding uncharacterized protein LOC125558932, which yields MPKRGGSLTRQRSISESEELSVSSSLDSESELLESQPELLDSEFHGYDESLDPVPNGEEAAEYEQQLHEENKQEEELLRRFSREQDISTWFKCSNCSLKLLVTKEECRCCTEFATCKKLQEVGLEGCIVDHPGFSVNCLNEWVLRTAAVGLKTRKKKSYTSVKSAKNASESEFLRSVAYRQYVRLVYECVGWSKRASLPSCVYNKIREAFPSETFHGFEEDKEDANSEDMEFE from the exons atgccaaagcgcgggggtagc TTAACGAGGCAGCGCAGTATTTCAGAAAGCGAAGAGTTATCCGTCAGCTCTAGTCTTGACTCAGAGTCGGAGCTTCTTGAATCACAACCCGAGCTTTTGGATAGTGAATTTCATGGCTACGACGAAAGTCTCGATCCCGTCCCAAACGGGGAAGAGGCTGCTGAATACGAGCAGCAACTCCACGAGGAGAATAAGCAAGAAGAGGAGCTTCTCCGAAGATTTTCAAGGGAGCAAGATATTTCCACATG GTTCAAGTGCTCGAACTGTTCGCTCAAGTTATTAGTCACAAAGGAAGAATGCCGATGCTGCACAGAGTTTGCAACATgcaaaaaattacaagaagtTGGTTTGGAGGGATGCATTGTTGACCATCCAGGATTCAGTGTGAATTGCCTCAACGAGTGGGTACTACGGACAGCAGCTGTTGGACTAAAaacaaggaagaaaaaatcctATACTTCTGTCAAATCTGCAAAAAATGCATCCGAATCTGA ATTTCTGAGGTCTGTGGCCTACAGACAATACGTGCGCCTGGTATATGAGTGTGTCGGGTGGTCAAAGAGGGCATCTCTCCCAAGTTGTGTCTACAACAAAATACGGGAAGCATTCCCTAGCGAAACATTTCATGGATTTGAAGAGGATAAGGAGGATGCAAACTCTGAAGACATGGAGTTTGAATAG